Proteins encoded within one genomic window of Novosphingobium pentaromativorans US6-1:
- a CDS encoding phytanoyl-CoA dioxygenase family protein, with translation MASAHKDTAYVKVDCNPMSMMATWVALEDVSEGTGELEYFVGSHRSPDYVFGSLSKWIEAAPCEHNDFLAALHANAETYGYARSRFLPKAGDVLIWHADLAHGGSAVTKPGLTRRSLVTHYTAARHAPYYRRWSKFPTNECNGVEFVSSYSDVTSA, from the coding sequence ATCGCTTCCGCTCACAAGGATACCGCGTACGTCAAGGTCGACTGCAATCCGATGTCAATGATGGCGACGTGGGTTGCGCTGGAAGATGTCAGTGAAGGAACGGGCGAACTCGAATACTTTGTCGGCAGTCATCGTTCGCCTGACTATGTTTTCGGCTCTCTATCGAAGTGGATAGAAGCCGCGCCTTGCGAGCATAATGACTTCCTCGCCGCCCTTCACGCAAATGCCGAAACTTACGGCTATGCGCGTTCAAGATTCTTACCCAAGGCTGGCGATGTGCTCATCTGGCATGCAGATCTGGCGCATGGTGGAAGTGCGGTGACCAAACCCGGCCTCACCCGCCGCAGTCTAGTCACACACTATACGGCCGCCAGACATGCGCCTTACTACAGACGTTGGTCGAAGTTCCCCACCAACGAGTGTAACGGTGTAGAGTTTGTATCCAGCTACTCAGACGTCACCAGCGCCTGA
- a CDS encoding glycosyltransferase family 2 protein, giving the protein MAAEHIGGADGNQKASQERASAHGSSSETVCRARVVRKNSYTASAEGMLVQDAEVLFERGNRQSQTTIIIPLYNYAHHIEQALQSAAAQSTDDVMILVVDDCSTDQSVETVLKWMKMQTGRKGLTLLKNSKNSKLSITRNTGINYSRSEYCFMLDADNIVYPRCVEKHVQALEARPEADAAYSLIEVFEGRRDVIGAGVFIKEGLIHGNFIDAMAMFRRSALLAMNGYENLRHGWEDYELWLRMIEQKKIAIHIPEILSRYRQHERSMLRTQTNRGDNNIELRAYMKKRFSWLDLH; this is encoded by the coding sequence GTGGCTGCTGAGCACATCGGAGGGGCAGATGGAAATCAAAAGGCTTCACAAGAACGGGCAAGTGCTCATGGCTCGTCTTCAGAAACAGTTTGCAGGGCGCGCGTTGTGAGGAAGAATAGCTATACCGCATCAGCGGAGGGAATGCTGGTTCAGGATGCCGAGGTGCTGTTTGAACGCGGCAACCGACAATCCCAGACGACTATCATCATACCCCTATACAATTACGCCCATCACATCGAACAGGCACTGCAGTCAGCAGCGGCGCAATCCACTGACGATGTGATGATCCTCGTGGTGGACGACTGTAGCACAGATCAATCCGTTGAAACGGTTTTAAAATGGATGAAAATGCAAACCGGCCGTAAAGGCTTGACGCTCCTGAAAAACAGTAAAAATTCCAAACTGTCAATAACCCGCAATACCGGAATAAATTACAGCAGATCAGAATACTGCTTCATGCTTGATGCGGACAACATAGTCTATCCACGCTGTGTGGAAAAGCATGTCCAGGCTTTAGAAGCTAGACCTGAGGCAGACGCGGCGTACAGCCTGATCGAAGTATTCGAAGGCAGAAGGGACGTGATCGGCGCTGGTGTATTCATCAAGGAAGGGCTGATCCACGGCAATTTCATTGATGCCATGGCAATGTTTCGCCGATCCGCGCTGCTCGCTATGAACGGGTACGAAAATCTTCGCCATGGTTGGGAAGATTACGAACTCTGGCTCAGGATGATCGAACAGAAAAAAATCGCCATTCACATACCCGAAATACTTTCAAGATACCGGCAGCATGAAAGATCGATGCTCAGAACTCAGACCAACAGGGGCGACAACAATATTGAACTGCGCGCTTACATGAAGAAGCGGTTTTCTTGGCTCGACCTACACTAA